Proteins encoded together in one Bacteroides zoogleoformans window:
- a CDS encoding DUF3836 domain-containing protein, translated as MKAKVSLKTVFLSAFILVCGLSASADNKSNLIYNSEEVNGVKVAETIYKMESGALTNYMKYNYKYDGQNRMTESQALKWDSIKEEWANDMCIRYAYQGKSITTTYYKWNKNKKEYILIPAMTVTMDNPNM; from the coding sequence ATGAAAGCAAAAGTTTCTTTAAAAACAGTGTTTCTCTCAGCATTTATTTTGGTTTGCGGATTAAGCGCATCGGCCGACAATAAAAGCAACCTCATTTACAATTCGGAAGAAGTAAACGGCGTGAAAGTGGCCGAAACCATTTACAAGATGGAAAGCGGAGCATTGACCAACTACATGAAGTACAACTATAAGTACGACGGGCAGAACCGCATGACGGAAAGCCAAGCCCTGAAGTGGGACAGCATCAAAGAAGAGTGGGCCAACGACATGTGCATCCGCTACGCCTATCAGGGAAAGAGCATCACTACCACCTACTATAAATGGAACAAAAACAAAAAAGAGTATATCCTGATTCCCGCAATGACGGTAACGATGGACAATCCTAACATGTAA
- the polA gene encoding DNA polymerase I, whose translation MKTTDKLFLLDAYALIYRAYYAFIKNPRINSKGFNTSAILGFVNTLEEVLKKENPTHIGVAFDPAGPTFRHEAYEQYKAQREETPEAIRLSVPIIKDIIRAYRIPILEVPGYEADDVIGTLATEAGRQGIATYMMTPDKDYGQLVSDNVFMYRPKHSGGFEVMGVEEVKAKFDIRSTLQVIDMLGLMGDASDNIPGCPGVGEKTAQKLIAEFDSIENLLEHTDQLKGALKTKVETNREQILFSKFLATIKTDVPVALDMHSLVREEPDEEELRKIFEELEFRTLIDRVLKKGNAASASSPSPASVSAPDLFAGTLFARPQTDTGSENNAPVQGDLFANSAGNWTGESENSNLARLETLDTDYQLIDTEEKRREIIQKLLTTEILAIDTETTGTEPMEAELVGMSFSDAENRAYYIPVPANREEALKIVNELRPVYENEKSMKVGQNIKYDMIVLWNYGVCVKGPLFDTMLAHYVLQPELRHNMDYLAEIYLHYRTIHIDELIGPKGKNQKSMRDLPPCDVYRYACEDADITLKLKNVLEKELKEQGAEHLFHEIEMPLVPVLVHMETNGVRIDTEALKQSSEHFTVRLQEIEKDIYEMAKETFNISSAKQVGEILFDKLRIVEKAKKTKTGQYVTSEEVLQSHRGKHAIIDKILEYRGLKKLLSTYIDSLPQLINPRTGRIHTSFNQAVTATGRLSSSNPNLQNIPIRDEDGKEIRKAFIPDDGCEFFSADYSQIELRIMAHLSGDKNMTDAFCSGHDIHAATAAKIYKQDINRVTADMRRKAKTANFGIIYGISVFGLAERMDVSRQEAKELIDGYFETYPQVKEYMDKSIQVARENGYVETIFRRKRFLPDINSRNAVVRGYAERNAINAPIQGSAADIIKVAMSRIYGRFQSNNLKAKMILQVHDELNFSVPEAEKELVQKIVIEEMEQAYRMLVPLRADCGWGKNWLQAH comes from the coding sequence ATGAAAACTACCGATAAACTGTTTCTGCTTGATGCCTATGCGCTGATATACCGGGCCTACTACGCGTTCATAAAGAATCCGAGAATCAATTCAAAGGGATTCAACACATCGGCCATTCTGGGCTTCGTCAACACCTTGGAAGAGGTACTGAAGAAAGAAAATCCCACCCACATAGGAGTGGCCTTCGACCCCGCGGGTCCCACCTTCCGCCACGAAGCCTACGAACAGTACAAGGCACAACGGGAAGAGACGCCCGAAGCCATCCGCCTGTCAGTACCTATTATAAAGGACATCATCCGCGCCTACCGCATCCCCATTCTGGAAGTGCCCGGCTACGAAGCCGACGATGTGATAGGCACGCTTGCCACCGAAGCAGGCAGGCAAGGCATCGCCACCTACATGATGACCCCCGACAAGGACTACGGCCAACTGGTATCGGACAACGTATTCATGTACCGCCCCAAGCATAGCGGCGGCTTCGAAGTGATGGGCGTGGAAGAGGTGAAGGCAAAATTCGACATACGGTCTACCCTTCAAGTCATCGACATGCTGGGACTGATGGGCGACGCTTCCGACAACATCCCCGGCTGTCCGGGCGTAGGAGAAAAAACCGCACAAAAGCTCATCGCCGAATTCGACAGCATTGAAAACCTGCTGGAACACACCGACCAACTGAAAGGCGCACTGAAAACCAAAGTGGAAACAAACCGGGAGCAGATCCTTTTCTCCAAATTCCTCGCCACCATCAAGACCGATGTGCCCGTTGCACTCGACATGCACTCGCTCGTGCGCGAAGAACCGGACGAAGAAGAACTACGTAAGATTTTCGAAGAGTTGGAATTCCGCACCCTCATCGACCGGGTGTTGAAAAAAGGAAACGCAGCTTCTGCTTCTTCCCCATCCCCGGCCTCTGTCTCCGCACCCGACCTTTTTGCCGGAACGCTGTTTGCCCGACCGCAAACCGACACCGGTTCCGAAAACAACGCTCCCGTTCAAGGCGATTTGTTTGCAAATTCTGCGGGCAATTGGACGGGTGAATCTGAAAATTCAAATCTCGCACGGTTAGAAACGCTCGACACGGACTATCAACTTATTGATACAGAAGAGAAAAGAAGAGAAATTATTCAAAAGTTACTTACAACGGAAATTCTCGCGATAGACACGGAAACCACCGGAACCGAGCCGATGGAAGCCGAACTGGTAGGAATGAGCTTCAGCGATGCCGAAAACCGCGCCTACTACATCCCCGTTCCTGCCAATCGTGAAGAAGCCTTAAAAATAGTGAATGAGCTTCGTCCTGTCTACGAAAACGAGAAATCCATGAAGGTGGGACAAAATATCAAGTATGACATGATTGTCCTTTGGAATTACGGAGTCTGCGTCAAAGGTCCGTTGTTCGACACCATGCTCGCCCACTATGTGCTCCAACCGGAGTTGCGCCACAACATGGACTATCTGGCGGAAATCTACCTGCACTACCGCACCATCCATATCGACGAACTGATTGGGCCGAAAGGCAAAAACCAAAAAAGCATGCGCGACCTCCCACCCTGCGATGTCTACCGCTATGCCTGCGAAGACGCCGACATCACCCTGAAACTGAAAAACGTGCTGGAGAAAGAATTGAAAGAGCAAGGCGCCGAACACCTGTTCCACGAGATAGAGATGCCGCTTGTGCCTGTACTCGTACACATGGAGACCAATGGCGTGCGGATTGACACCGAAGCCCTGAAGCAATCGTCCGAACACTTCACCGTGCGCCTGCAAGAGATTGAAAAGGACATCTACGAAATGGCCAAAGAAACGTTCAACATCAGTTCGGCCAAGCAGGTGGGCGAAATCCTGTTTGACAAGCTGCGAATCGTGGAGAAAGCCAAGAAGACCAAAACCGGGCAATACGTCACTTCCGAAGAGGTGCTGCAAAGCCATCGCGGCAAACATGCAATCATCGACAAGATATTGGAATACCGCGGACTGAAGAAATTGCTGAGCACCTACATCGACAGTCTTCCCCAACTCATCAACCCGCGCACGGGGCGCATACACACCTCGTTCAACCAAGCCGTAACAGCCACCGGACGACTCAGCTCCAGCAATCCCAACTTGCAGAACATCCCCATCCGCGACGAAGACGGGAAGGAGATTCGCAAGGCTTTCATCCCCGACGACGGCTGCGAATTTTTCTCTGCCGACTACTCGCAGATAGAACTGCGCATCATGGCCCATCTGAGCGGAGACAAAAACATGACAGACGCTTTTTGCAGCGGGCACGACATCCATGCCGCCACCGCCGCCAAGATATATAAGCAAGACATAAACCGGGTGACCGCCGACATGCGCCGAAAAGCCAAAACCGCCAACTTCGGCATCATCTACGGCATCTCCGTCTTCGGACTGGCCGAACGTATGGACGTCTCCCGGCAGGAAGCCAAAGAACTGATTGACGGATATTTCGAAACCTATCCGCAGGTTAAGGAATACATGGACAAAAGTATCCAAGTGGCACGCGAAAACGGATACGTGGAAACCATCTTCCGCCGCAAGCGCTTCCTGCCCGACATCAACTCAAGAAATGCCGTTGTGAGGGGCTATGCCGAACGGAATGCCATCAACGCTCCCATACAAGGAAGCGCAGCCGATATCATCAAAGTGGCCATGTCGCGCATCTACGGGCGTTTTCAAAGTAACAATCTGAAAGCAAAGATGATTCTGCAAGTGCACGACGAATTGAATTTCAGCGTTCCGGAAGCCGAAAAAGAGCTCGTACAGAAAATTGTAATCGAGGAGATGGAACAGGCATATCGCATGCTCGTACCCCTGAGGGCCGATTGCGGATGGGGAAAAAACTGGCTTCAGGCACACTGA
- a CDS encoding polyprenyl synthetase family protein codes for MDHSSLIKSPISEELEDFKELFESSLSSSNLLLNSVIAHIRQKNGKMMRPILVLLSAKLYGNVCPATLHAAVSLELLHNASLVHDDVVDESTERRGQLSVNAIFNNKVAVLSGDFLLATALVQVAMTRNHDIIGIVSALGRDLADGELLQLSNVSNPQFSETVYFDVIRKKTAVLFAACTKAGALSVGADAEKVELARLFGEYVGLCFQIKDDIFDYFDSKEIGKPTGNDMSEGKLTLPALHVLNTVKDEAMRELAVRVKNGQATSDEIVRLIEFTKQHGGIEYALQTMYAYKEKALSLLASMPDTDVKAALAAYLDYVVEREK; via the coding sequence ATGGACCATTCTTCACTTATAAAATCTCCGATATCCGAGGAATTGGAAGACTTCAAGGAGCTTTTTGAAAGTTCGCTCTCCAGTTCCAATCTTTTGCTGAACAGCGTCATCGCGCATATCCGGCAGAAGAACGGGAAGATGATGCGCCCCATTCTGGTGCTTTTGTCTGCAAAGCTATATGGCAATGTCTGCCCTGCAACCCTCCATGCCGCAGTTTCTCTGGAGCTGCTTCACAATGCCAGTCTGGTGCACGACGATGTGGTGGACGAGAGTACCGAACGTCGCGGGCAGCTTTCCGTCAATGCCATTTTTAATAATAAGGTGGCCGTGTTGTCGGGCGATTTCCTGCTGGCAACGGCATTGGTGCAGGTGGCCATGACTCGTAACCACGATATTATAGGTATCGTCTCCGCTTTGGGGCGCGACTTGGCCGATGGCGAACTTCTGCAACTTTCCAACGTCAGCAATCCGCAATTTTCCGAAACTGTTTATTTCGACGTGATACGTAAGAAGACGGCCGTGCTCTTTGCCGCTTGTACAAAGGCAGGCGCGCTTTCGGTAGGTGCCGATGCCGAAAAGGTTGAGTTGGCGCGTCTGTTCGGCGAGTATGTCGGTCTCTGTTTTCAGATCAAGGATGATATTTTCGATTATTTCGATAGCAAGGAGATAGGTAAGCCTACCGGAAACGATATGTCGGAGGGAAAGCTGACGTTGCCGGCGCTCCATGTGCTGAATACCGTGAAGGATGAAGCGATGCGCGAACTTGCCGTAAGGGTTAAAAACGGACAGGCCACTTCGGATGAGATAGTCCGTTTGATTGAGTTCACCAAGCAGCACGGCGGAATTGAATATGCCTTGCAGACCATGTATGCTTATAAAGAAAAGGCGCTTTCGCTGCTGGCTTCCATGCCCGATACGGATGTCAAAGCCGCACTTGCCGCCTATCTGGATTATGTGGTGGAGCGGGAGAAATAG
- a CDS encoding DUF1266 domain-containing protein, protein METINSLPFNANPQPGIAGSDKLHALFTGLMAGEQYGFYTNSLTTGANRQSLGKILSANNIESSIQLPPLMHFLKEEGERSAYDIMLPLYLSHCDETQREAAIRKKFIGIERLVHYCRNLDISFRHIRLHGKISITNEDLQRGILAWDLGKIIKLSRTAYDCRLISEQEAWEYIEFSDKKCREYFASWEEIGKSYLLGQAVNYPGEKKFRNVIECYCTATRNTESPWMCTPFRRAYFSRSTT, encoded by the coding sequence ATGGAAACAATAAATTCATTACCTTTCAATGCCAACCCGCAACCCGGAATTGCAGGCTCTGACAAGTTGCACGCCTTATTCACCGGACTGATGGCCGGAGAACAGTATGGATTTTATACAAACAGCCTGACTACCGGAGCCAATCGGCAATCGCTTGGAAAAATCCTGTCGGCCAACAACATCGAAAGCTCAATCCAACTGCCGCCCCTAATGCACTTCCTGAAAGAAGAAGGCGAACGAAGCGCATACGACATCATGCTCCCCTTATACTTGTCGCACTGCGACGAAACCCAACGGGAAGCGGCCATCAGGAAGAAGTTCATAGGCATTGAACGATTGGTACACTATTGCAGGAATCTGGACATCTCCTTCCGGCACATCCGGCTACACGGCAAAATCAGCATAACAAACGAGGACTTGCAGCGCGGCATATTGGCTTGGGACTTGGGCAAAATAATAAAGCTATCGCGCACGGCCTACGATTGCCGCCTGATTAGCGAGCAAGAAGCATGGGAATACATCGAATTTTCCGACAAGAAGTGCCGCGAATACTTCGCATCTTGGGAAGAGATAGGCAAAAGCTACCTATTGGGACAAGCGGTAAACTATCCCGGTGAGAAAAAATTCAGAAACGTTATTGAATGTTACTGCACTGCGACGAGAAATACAGAAAGTCCGTGGATGTGCACACCGTTCCGACGAGCCTATTTCTCCCGCTCCACCACATAA
- the deoC gene encoding deoxyribose-phosphate aldolase has translation MEKTESTQNKYEATLAKYNTRMNDAEVAAQVAKIVAEKVPANNTPDVKKFLFNCIDLTTLRTEDSDESVMKFTRKVNQFDNEFPDLKNVAAICVYPNFAEIVRDTLEVEDVNIACVSGGFPSSQTFIEVKVAETAMAVMEGADEIDIVISVGKFLAGDYETMCDEIQELKAACKEKHLKVILETGALQTASNIKKASILSMYAGADFIKTSTGKQQPAATPEAAYVMCQAIKEYHALTGNKIGFKPAGGINTVNDALIYYSIVKEVLGEEWLNNSLFRLGTSRLANLLLSEIKGEEIKFF, from the coding sequence ATGGAAAAAACTGAGTCTACGCAAAACAAGTACGAAGCCACTCTGGCCAAGTACAACACCCGGATGAACGATGCAGAAGTAGCTGCACAAGTAGCCAAAATCGTTGCAGAGAAAGTGCCTGCAAACAATACGCCCGACGTGAAGAAATTCCTCTTCAACTGCATCGACCTGACTACGCTCCGAACCGAGGACAGCGATGAAAGCGTCATGAAGTTCACCCGGAAAGTGAACCAATTCGACAACGAATTTCCCGACCTGAAGAACGTGGCCGCCATCTGCGTATATCCCAACTTCGCCGAAATCGTAAGGGACACGCTGGAAGTGGAGGACGTAAACATCGCCTGCGTATCGGGCGGTTTCCCCTCCTCGCAGACTTTCATCGAAGTAAAGGTGGCCGAAACGGCAATGGCCGTGATGGAAGGCGCCGACGAGATAGACATCGTGATTTCGGTGGGCAAGTTCCTTGCCGGAGACTACGAAACCATGTGCGACGAGATACAGGAACTGAAAGCCGCCTGCAAAGAAAAGCACCTGAAAGTGATTCTCGAAACCGGAGCCTTGCAGACAGCCTCCAACATAAAGAAAGCCTCCATCCTGTCCATGTATGCCGGCGCCGACTTCATCAAGACCTCCACCGGCAAACAGCAACCTGCCGCCACGCCCGAAGCCGCCTACGTGATGTGCCAAGCCATCAAGGAATATCATGCGCTGACCGGAAACAAGATCGGATTCAAGCCTGCAGGAGGCATCAACACCGTGAACGACGCACTGATTTACTACAGCATTGTCAAGGAAGTACTTGGCGAAGAGTGGCTGAACAACAGCCTGTTCCGTTTAGGCACAAGCCGTCTCGCCAATCTGCTGCTGTCCGAAATCAAAGGCGAGGAGATAAAATTCTTTTAA
- a CDS encoding nucleotide pyrophosphohydrolase: MTLEEAQQQVDAWIKEYGVRYFSELTNMAVLTEEVGEMARVMARRYGDQSFKEGEKNNLGDEMADVLWVLLCIANQTGVNLTEAFARNLEKKTKRDQTRHINNPKLKDHGKN, from the coding sequence ATGACACTGGAAGAAGCACAGCAACAAGTGGATGCTTGGATAAAGGAATACGGAGTGCGCTACTTCAGCGAACTCACCAATATGGCCGTACTGACCGAGGAAGTGGGCGAAATGGCCCGCGTCATGGCACGCAGATACGGCGACCAATCCTTCAAGGAAGGCGAAAAAAACAACCTCGGCGACGAAATGGCCGATGTGCTCTGGGTGCTGCTCTGCATTGCCAACCAGACGGGCGTGAACCTGACCGAAGCCTTTGCCCGCAACCTTGAAAAGAAAACCAAACGTGACCAAACGAGACATATCAATAACCCAAAACTGAAAGACCATGGAAAAAACTGA
- the dtd gene encoding D-aminoacyl-tRNA deacylase — MRVVIQRTGHASVSIDGACKSAIGKGLLVLLGIEEADGKDDIDWLCKKIVNLRIFDDEQGVMNKSVIETGGDILVISQFTLHASTKKGNRPSYIRAARPETAIPLYELFCRELSTALGKEVGTGRFGADMKVELLNDGPVTICMDTKNKE, encoded by the coding sequence ATGAGAGTAGTGATACAACGCACCGGACACGCCTCCGTCAGCATAGACGGGGCTTGCAAATCGGCCATCGGAAAGGGACTTCTGGTACTGCTGGGCATCGAGGAAGCCGACGGAAAGGACGACATCGACTGGCTCTGCAAGAAAATCGTGAACCTGCGCATATTCGACGACGAACAAGGGGTGATGAACAAGTCCGTCATCGAAACCGGCGGCGACATACTGGTAATCAGCCAGTTCACGCTGCACGCCTCGACCAAGAAAGGCAACCGCCCCTCGTACATACGGGCAGCCCGGCCGGAAACAGCCATCCCCCTCTACGAGCTGTTCTGCCGGGAACTGAGCACGGCGCTGGGCAAAGAGGTGGGCACAGGCCGCTTCGGAGCGGACATGAAAGTGGAACTGCTGAACGATGGTCCGGTAACCATCTGCATGGATACAAAAAACAAGGAATGA
- the uvrC gene encoding excinuclease ABC subunit UvrC, translating to MIDPRASLQQDREARGEVLRLIVSNLPESPGIYQYLDAGGTVIYVGKAKNLKRRVSSYFNREHEPGKTRVLVSKIADIRYIVVNTEEDALLLENNLIKKHKPRYNVLLKDDKTYPSICVQNEYFPRVFKTRKIIRNGSSYYGPYSHVPSMYAVLDLIKHLYPLRTCNLNLSPENIRAGKFNVCLEYHIKNCAGPCIGRQSHEEYMRNIDEVKEILKGNTQEVERMMLRQMQELAAEMRFEEAQKVKEKYLLIENYRAKSEVVSNVLHNIDVFSIEEDGDGKSAYINYLHITNGAINQAFTFEYKKRLNETKEELLCLGIIEMRERYKSLSHEIIVPFEPDMELKDVTFTVPQRGDKKKLLELSTLNVKQYKADRLKQSEKLNPEQRTVRLLKEIQQELHLERLPMRIECFDNSNIQGSDPVAGCVVFVKGKPSKKDYRKYNIKTVEGPDDYASMKEVVRRRYRRAIEENTPLPDLLITDGGKGQMSAVKEVTDELRLNIPIAGLAKDGKHRTSELLYGFPPQTIGLKQNSPLFRLLTQIQDEVHRFAITFHRDKRSKRQIASALDEIKGIGEKTKSALLKHFKSVKRIREASHEELAAVAGKAKADIIRKHFEDIID from the coding sequence ATGATTGACCCAAGGGCATCCTTACAACAAGATCGGGAGGCAAGAGGAGAAGTCCTGCGGCTGATTGTATCCAACCTGCCCGAAAGCCCCGGCATTTACCAATATTTAGATGCCGGAGGAACCGTTATATACGTAGGCAAGGCCAAGAACCTGAAACGAAGGGTCTCCTCGTACTTCAACCGCGAGCACGAGCCGGGGAAAACACGGGTGCTGGTAAGCAAGATTGCCGACATCCGATACATCGTGGTGAACACGGAAGAGGATGCCCTGCTGCTGGAGAACAACCTGATAAAGAAACACAAGCCACGCTACAACGTGCTGCTGAAGGATGACAAGACCTACCCCAGCATCTGCGTGCAGAACGAATATTTCCCGCGCGTATTCAAGACCCGGAAGATAATCCGCAACGGCTCGTCCTACTACGGGCCGTACAGTCATGTTCCATCCATGTATGCGGTGCTCGACCTCATCAAACACCTGTACCCTCTGCGCACATGCAATCTGAACCTCTCGCCGGAGAACATCCGTGCCGGAAAATTCAACGTCTGTCTGGAGTATCACATCAAGAATTGCGCAGGCCCTTGCATCGGCAGGCAGAGCCACGAGGAATACATGAGAAACATCGATGAGGTAAAGGAAATCTTGAAAGGAAACACGCAGGAAGTGGAGCGGATGATGCTGCGACAGATGCAAGAACTGGCCGCCGAGATGAGGTTTGAGGAGGCGCAAAAAGTAAAGGAGAAGTACCTGCTGATAGAGAACTACCGAGCGAAGTCGGAGGTGGTGAGCAACGTGCTTCACAACATCGACGTATTCTCCATCGAGGAAGACGGCGACGGCAAATCGGCTTACATCAACTACCTGCACATCACGAACGGAGCCATCAATCAGGCCTTTACGTTTGAATACAAGAAACGGCTGAACGAGACGAAAGAGGAGCTGCTGTGCTTGGGCATCATCGAGATGAGAGAACGGTACAAGAGCCTTTCGCACGAAATCATCGTACCTTTCGAGCCGGACATGGAGCTGAAAGACGTGACGTTCACCGTTCCGCAACGGGGCGACAAGAAGAAACTGCTGGAACTCTCCACCCTGAACGTGAAGCAATACAAGGCCGACCGGCTGAAACAATCGGAAAAGCTGAATCCGGAGCAACGAACCGTGCGCCTGCTCAAGGAAATTCAGCAAGAACTGCACCTCGAACGCCTTCCGATGCGGATAGAATGCTTCGACAACTCGAACATCCAAGGCTCCGACCCCGTGGCCGGATGCGTGGTGTTCGTGAAAGGAAAACCCTCGAAGAAGGATTACCGGAAATACAACATCAAGACCGTGGAAGGGCCGGACGATTACGCCTCGATGAAAGAGGTCGTCAGAAGGCGTTACCGGCGCGCCATAGAAGAGAACACTCCCCTGCCCGACCTCCTCATCACCGACGGCGGAAAAGGGCAAATGAGCGCCGTAAAAGAGGTGACGGACGAGTTGCGGCTGAACATTCCCATTGCCGGGCTTGCCAAAGATGGCAAACACCGCACTTCGGAACTGCTCTACGGCTTCCCTCCCCAAACCATCGGCCTGAAACAGAACTCTCCGCTCTTCCGCCTCCTGACGCAGATTCAAGACGAAGTGCACCGCTTCGCCATCACTTTCCACCGCGACAAACGAAGCAAGCGCCAGATAGCTTCGGCGCTGGACGAGATAAAAGGCATAGGGGAGAAAACCAAATCGGCGCTGCTCAAACACTTCAAGAGCGTGAAGCGCATACGGGAAGCCTCGCACGAGGAGCTGGCAGCCGTGGCGGGCAAGGCGAAAGCCGACATCATAAGGAAACATTTCGAAGACATAATTGATTGA
- a CDS encoding adenine phosphoribosyltransferase, which yields MSKETLAKSIREIPDFPIPGILFYDVTTLFKDPATLQELSNILYEMYKDRGITKVVGIESRGFIMGPILATRLGAGFVPIRKPGKLPAETIEESYDKEYGKDTVQMHKDAIGEDDVVLLHDDLLATGGTMEAACKLVKQMHPQKVYVNFIIELKELHGKEVFGNDVDVEAVLTL from the coding sequence ATGAGCAAAGAAACACTTGCCAAGAGCATTCGGGAGATTCCCGACTTCCCCATACCGGGAATTCTGTTCTACGACGTGACCACACTATTCAAAGACCCGGCCACCCTGCAGGAACTTTCGAACATCCTGTATGAGATGTATAAGGACAGAGGTATAACGAAAGTAGTAGGCATCGAGTCGCGAGGATTCATCATGGGTCCTATACTTGCCACCAGATTGGGCGCCGGATTCGTGCCCATCCGTAAACCGGGAAAGCTGCCGGCAGAAACCATCGAAGAAAGCTACGACAAGGAGTATGGCAAGGACACCGTGCAGATGCACAAAGACGCCATCGGCGAAGACGACGTGGTATTGCTGCACGACGACCTGCTGGCAACCGGAGGAACCATGGAGGCTGCCTGCAAGTTAGTGAAGCAGATGCATCCGCAGAAGGTGTATGTGAACTTTATCATCGAACTGAAAGAGCTGCACGGGAAAGAGGTCTTTGGAAACGATGTGGACGTGGAAGCCGTGCTGACACTATAA